In one window of Candidatus Avedoeria danica DNA:
- a CDS encoding YchJ family protein, whose translation MMRRVDEKMAAEPKDCPCGSGARYSACCKPYHTGAAQPPTAEALMRARYSAFATANADYIRDTLHPKAQKDHDDDAVRRWAKESEWLGFEIVETRAGGVDDTRGTVEFIAHYKINGEVNDHHERAEFARVDGRWTFVDGKQLAGQPVVREAAKVGRNDPCPCGSGKKYKQCHGRAGAAQ comes from the coding sequence ATGATGCGGAGGGTCGACGAGAAGATGGCGGCTGAACCCAAGGACTGCCCATGCGGCTCCGGCGCGCGCTACAGCGCGTGCTGCAAGCCCTACCATACCGGTGCCGCCCAACCGCCGACCGCCGAGGCGCTCATGCGCGCCCGCTACAGCGCCTTCGCGACGGCCAATGCGGACTACATCCGCGACACGCTCCATCCCAAGGCCCAGAAGGACCATGACGACGACGCGGTCCGTCGCTGGGCCAAGGAGTCGGAGTGGCTCGGCTTCGAGATCGTCGAGACGCGCGCCGGCGGTGTGGACGACACGCGCGGCACGGTCGAGTTCATCGCCCACTACAAGATCAACGGCGAGGTCAACGACCACCACGAGCGGGCGGAGTTCGCCCGGGTCGACGGCCGATGGACGTTTGTCGACGGCAAGCAGCTCGCCGGCCAGCCGGTCGTCCGGGAAGCGGCGAAGGTCGGGCGCAACGACCCGTGTCCGTGCGGCAGCGGCAAGAAGTACAAGCAGTGCCACGGGCGGGCAGGAGCGGCCCAGTAA
- the rho gene encoding transcription termination factor Rho, which translates to MTSTTDADDAPRPRRRTAAAPAPDAAPPSTTDAAPPVRKRRTVAKATEPTAPSAPAASPEPTPAPRVRRTRAKADETSPAATPTAMPASIPASIPAAAASAPSAAATAASEPTTARRPRTRTAKAADDTASAVPAAPPIAAAAPPAGAPPRVEGMDARGAGDRSNDAPSDRPVDGDRPVGPVDGNGDGRREGYRTNRRRRRGRGDGTREPGGYARGPVPPTGDVIRPRETTNEPRARDPQQPGGWRRDDAIRDTRRTDAGRVGPRDGGTRYGNTARDDRRTGGQQQGGQQQGGQSQGGQQQGGQQQGGQSQGGQRQGGQSQSDSRYGGGRSGQQGGGQQGTGQAGGGRHDGGRTGGRQDSARGGGRVEGRGRHTGPFRERDAQRPPAGPPEDWDAPAPGGLEVGGHAGADWVSYEDRIAAEEARRPAGQQVTGYIELSKNGNGILRAGGLAGRTDPVMPMRLLRQYGLRSGDLVDGLARGTQVVEVNQVNGHDPVDLAKRPHFDTLTAVHPDKALLLGATADNLTGRLLDLVAPVGRGQRGLIVAPPKAGKTTLLKDMANGLAHDPKLTLLICLVGERPEEVTDMRRSTNCTVLAADMDLPTEDHTRVAEICVEHAKRLVEEGKHVVILMDSLTRLARAYNLSIKGGGSRTLSGGMDAGALQPVRKFFGAARCAEGGGSLTILATCLVDTGSRLDDLVYEEFKGTGNMEVHLDRKLSELRLFPAVDIRRSGTRREELLFDAKMLEQVHTLRRQLAPLEPAAALTAMLDALRKQAMPDGSLAGR; encoded by the coding sequence ATGACCTCGACAACTGACGCGGACGACGCACCGCGCCCGCGGCGGCGGACCGCCGCCGCGCCGGCCCCCGACGCCGCCCCGCCATCCACAACCGACGCCGCTCCGCCCGTACGCAAGCGGCGCACCGTCGCCAAAGCGACCGAGCCGACGGCTCCCAGCGCCCCGGCGGCCAGCCCGGAGCCGACTCCGGCGCCCCGTGTCCGCCGCACGCGTGCCAAGGCTGACGAGACGTCGCCGGCCGCAACGCCGACGGCGATGCCGGCTTCGATCCCGGCTTCGATCCCGGCAGCGGCAGCCTCGGCGCCCTCCGCCGCCGCGACGGCCGCATCCGAACCGACCACCGCCCGTCGCCCGCGCACCCGCACGGCCAAGGCCGCCGACGACACGGCGAGCGCCGTGCCCGCCGCACCACCCATTGCGGCCGCCGCGCCCCCGGCCGGCGCGCCACCGCGGGTCGAGGGGATGGACGCTCGCGGGGCGGGCGACCGCTCGAACGACGCGCCGAGCGACCGCCCCGTCGATGGCGACCGCCCGGTCGGCCCTGTCGACGGCAATGGTGACGGCCGGCGAGAGGGCTACCGCACCAACCGTCGGCGCCGCCGTGGGCGCGGCGACGGCACCCGCGAGCCCGGCGGCTATGCCCGCGGCCCGGTGCCCCCGACCGGCGACGTCATCCGGCCGCGCGAGACGACGAACGAGCCGCGCGCCCGCGACCCACAGCAGCCGGGCGGCTGGCGGCGCGACGACGCGATCCGCGACACGCGCCGCACGGACGCCGGACGCGTCGGACCACGGGACGGCGGCACGCGCTACGGCAACACGGCGCGGGACGACCGGCGAACCGGCGGTCAGCAACAGGGCGGACAACAACAAGGCGGTCAGTCACAAGGCGGTCAGCAACAGGGCGGACAGCAACAAGGCGGTCAGTCACAGGGCGGACAGCGGCAGGGCGGGCAGTCCCAGAGCGACAGCCGCTACGGCGGGGGTCGCAGCGGCCAGCAGGGCGGCGGCCAGCAGGGCACGGGGCAAGCCGGCGGCGGGCGCCATGACGGCGGCCGCACCGGCGGACGGCAGGACAGCGCGCGTGGCGGCGGGCGAGTCGAAGGGCGGGGGCGGCACACCGGCCCGTTCCGCGAACGCGACGCACAGCGCCCGCCGGCCGGTCCGCCCGAGGACTGGGACGCACCGGCTCCGGGCGGCCTCGAGGTCGGGGGACATGCCGGAGCGGACTGGGTGTCCTATGAAGACCGGATCGCTGCCGAGGAGGCGCGCCGGCCTGCCGGGCAGCAGGTGACCGGCTACATCGAGCTTTCCAAGAACGGCAACGGCATCCTGCGCGCCGGCGGCTTGGCCGGTCGCACGGATCCGGTCATGCCGATGCGGCTCCTGCGCCAGTATGGCTTGCGCAGCGGCGATCTCGTCGACGGTCTGGCGCGAGGCACGCAGGTCGTCGAGGTGAACCAGGTGAACGGCCATGATCCGGTCGATCTGGCCAAGCGGCCGCACTTCGATACGCTGACGGCCGTGCACCCGGACAAGGCGCTGCTCCTGGGCGCGACCGCCGACAACCTGACCGGGCGGCTGCTCGACCTCGTTGCGCCGGTCGGGCGCGGCCAGCGCGGGCTGATCGTCGCGCCGCCGAAGGCCGGCAAGACGACGCTCCTCAAGGACATGGCCAACGGGCTCGCGCACGACCCCAAGCTGACGCTGCTCATCTGCCTCGTCGGCGAGCGGCCGGAAGAGGTCACGGACATGCGGCGCAGCACGAACTGCACCGTCCTGGCGGCCGACATGGACCTGCCGACCGAGGACCACACGCGCGTGGCCGAGATCTGCGTGGAGCACGCCAAGCGGCTCGTCGAGGAGGGCAAGCACGTCGTCATCCTGATGGACAGCCTGACGCGTCTCGCGCGGGCCTACAACCTCTCGATCAAGGGCGGCGGCAGCCGAACGCTCTCCGGCGGCATGGACGCCGGGGCGCTGCAGCCCGTCCGCAAGTTCTTCGGCGCCGCCCGCTGCGCCGAGGGCGGCGGCAGCCTGACGATTCTCGCCACGTGCCTCGTCGACACCGGCAGCCGGCTGGACGACCTGGTGTACGAGGAGTTCAAGGGCACGGGCAACATGGAGGTCCACCTGGACCGCAAGCTATCCGAGCTGCGCCTGTTCCCGGCCGTCGACATCCGACGTTCCGGCACGCGCCGCGAGGAGCTCCTGTTCGACGCCAAGATGCTCGAGCAGGTCCACACGCTGCGCCGGCAGCTCGCCCCGCTCGAACCCGCCGCGGCGCTGACGGCCATGCTGGACGCGCTGCGCAAGCAGGCGATGCCGGACGGGTCGTTGGCCGGCCGGTGA
- the argF gene encoding ornithine carbamoyltransferase — protein MTVGFNLRHRHFLKLLDFEESEIRYVLDLAHTLKAAKRAGTEARALQGKAICLIFEKTSTRTRCAFEVACFDQGAHVTYLDPASSQIGHKESIKDTARVLGRMYDAIEYRGAEQAVVEELARWAGVPVYNGLTAEFHPTQILADLLTMEEHADKPLRHVRYAYVGDARNNMGHSLMVGGCIMGMDVRIAAPKACWPREDIVAAAQARAAASGARLTLTEDPHVAVDGADFVHTDVWVSMGEAESVWAERIALLEPYRVDAALMAATHNPRAKFMHCLPAFHDQGTKVGRDIFHTFEVAEMEVTDEVFESAASIVFDQAENRLHTIKAVLVATIG, from the coding sequence ATGACCGTGGGATTCAACCTGCGCCACCGCCACTTCCTCAAGCTGCTCGACTTCGAAGAGTCCGAGATTCGGTACGTGCTCGACCTTGCCCACACGCTGAAAGCGGCGAAGCGAGCGGGCACCGAGGCCCGGGCGCTGCAGGGCAAGGCGATCTGTCTGATCTTCGAAAAGACCTCGACCCGGACCCGCTGCGCGTTCGAGGTCGCGTGCTTCGACCAGGGGGCGCACGTCACGTACCTTGACCCGGCCAGCTCGCAGATCGGCCACAAGGAATCGATCAAGGACACGGCGCGGGTGCTGGGGCGGATGTACGACGCGATCGAGTACCGCGGCGCGGAGCAGGCGGTGGTGGAGGAGCTGGCCCGGTGGGCGGGCGTCCCGGTCTACAACGGGCTGACGGCCGAGTTCCACCCGACGCAGATCCTGGCCGACCTGCTGACGATGGAGGAGCACGCCGACAAGCCGCTGCGGCACGTCCGGTATGCGTACGTGGGCGACGCGCGCAACAACATGGGCCACTCGCTCATGGTGGGCGGGTGCATCATGGGCATGGACGTTCGGATCGCCGCGCCGAAAGCGTGCTGGCCGCGGGAGGACATCGTCGCCGCCGCCCAGGCCCGTGCGGCTGCGTCAGGCGCCCGGCTCACGCTGACCGAAGACCCGCACGTCGCCGTCGACGGCGCCGACTTCGTACACACGGATGTCTGGGTGTCGATGGGCGAGGCCGAGAGCGTCTGGGCGGAGCGGATCGCGCTGCTCGAGCCGTATCGCGTGGACGCGGCGCTCATGGCGGCCACGCACAACCCGCGCGCCAAGTTCATGCATTGCCTGCCGGCATTCCACGACCAGGGCACCAAGGTCGGCCGCGACATCTTCCATACCTTCGAGGTCGCCGAGATGGAGGTCACGGACGAGGTCTTCGAGTCGGCCGCCTCGATCGTCTTCGACCAGGCTGAGAACCGACTGCACACGATCAAGGCGGTGCTCGTGGCGACGATCGGGTAG
- a CDS encoding zinc carboxypeptidase, translating to MRAILVTTALAALALANAVGVRGASGFRAGHTGIVDAYTLEVDTTELGDLNLGRYGVLDIRRQGDHIHVALGLSLFERDELRAAGFEPVLWRNDAGQTAAGMFSAYQEQQGYKVYRSWDQPGGIKEELDALAAAHPDIVEKVVIGHSVQGRELVALRVTKGGATVPQGSRTAVWFNSLQHAREWIAIETNRRLMHHFIEQYGKDPTVTGILETTEVWFVVAANPDGYQQTFTEGNRLWRKNVRDNNGDGQISQGDGVDPNRNFGGHWNYDNDGSSGNPASDTYRGTGPASEPEIAAAQDLMQRIPFKLIVNYHSAAELLLFPDGWQDLTPTADDPIYRALTGTRANPAVPGFDPILSSGLYITNGETCDYAHAVTNALCITPELSTPPGGGTFDFPDDEALIQAEFEKNLPFALDVARTALDPTHVISHLDNTAAPISVDTFATSYGDPQPVQATVQRRLGDVTMRFRINEGAPQAAPAVEWDGGERYGATGDVYYRRVRGSVSGAAPGDKVTVWFEAGGEQTESFTYTLEHDTGRPVLIVAAEDYTGGDPVYPATDGPRHLAAYTDALTRIDVAFDVYDFDAHARTSPSFLGVLGHYEGVVWYTGDDRAMHPSDWPDGESSAAQRDLMLAMRDFMNEGGKLIYLGPYAARPFLTNQRYNAVQPDQPCGQQNPNCEALQNDFAQYWLGIDSGSFVEPAAAGQVIANVAPFTGLTIELNESLSVNGVTDFDLTSARHPPADYPQFAAQSAAHYDGVGLGPHGGEKMAFSGLPQDESGNARDYEWQRVQRTIDLTGKSTAELSFWEAHQLRANFEALIVEAHTVGMDDWTTLPDTGGRTSERTALSCNSAAWWGLFPHLPHYMKRVGEGNTATCEPQGTTGRWNAIGGTSNRWQPVTVDLAPWAGKQVEVAITYVRSRRQQNNTYIVLDDIVVSADGQTLSTTTFEDGDGGWAYSGLPAGGDWAAATPVPPSDPSVQFTVAGREALPLDVDGAIVVAGKSITFGFGLEMVKDEAMRADLVKRALAHLGVGFDAPPEATPTTPSETPGTREGAIYLPLAVRGMLGSSVPSTR from the coding sequence ATGCGCGCCATCCTCGTCACGACGGCCCTGGCCGCCCTCGCGCTGGCGAACGCCGTCGGCGTACGCGGCGCCTCCGGTTTCCGCGCCGGACACACCGGCATCGTCGACGCCTACACGTTGGAGGTCGACACGACGGAGCTGGGCGACCTGAACCTCGGCCGCTACGGCGTGCTCGACATCCGCCGCCAAGGCGATCACATCCACGTGGCGCTCGGCTTGTCGCTCTTCGAGCGCGACGAACTGCGCGCCGCCGGCTTCGAGCCCGTGCTGTGGCGCAACGACGCGGGCCAGACGGCTGCCGGGATGTTCAGCGCCTATCAGGAGCAGCAGGGCTACAAGGTCTACCGTTCGTGGGACCAGCCGGGCGGGATCAAGGAGGAGCTCGACGCGCTCGCGGCGGCTCACCCCGACATCGTCGAGAAGGTCGTCATCGGCCACTCCGTGCAGGGGCGGGAGCTCGTCGCGCTGCGGGTGACGAAGGGCGGCGCGACGGTGCCGCAGGGCTCGCGGACGGCGGTGTGGTTCAACTCGCTGCAGCATGCGCGCGAGTGGATCGCGATCGAGACGAACCGGCGGCTCATGCACCACTTCATCGAGCAGTACGGCAAGGATCCGACCGTCACCGGCATCCTTGAGACGACCGAGGTTTGGTTCGTCGTGGCCGCGAACCCCGACGGCTATCAGCAAACGTTCACAGAGGGCAATCGTCTGTGGCGCAAGAACGTGCGCGACAACAACGGCGACGGCCAGATCAGCCAGGGCGACGGTGTCGACCCGAACCGCAACTTCGGGGGCCACTGGAACTACGACAACGACGGATCGAGCGGCAATCCGGCCAGCGACACGTACCGCGGAACCGGCCCGGCATCGGAACCGGAGATCGCGGCGGCGCAGGACCTGATGCAGCGAATCCCGTTCAAGCTCATCGTGAACTACCACTCGGCCGCCGAACTCCTGCTCTTCCCGGACGGCTGGCAGGACCTGACGCCGACCGCCGACGACCCGATCTACCGCGCCCTGACCGGCACCCGCGCGAACCCCGCCGTGCCCGGCTTCGATCCGATCCTCTCGTCGGGCCTGTACATCACGAACGGCGAGACATGCGACTACGCGCACGCCGTGACGAACGCGCTCTGCATCACGCCCGAGCTGTCGACGCCGCCGGGGGGCGGCACGTTCGACTTCCCGGATGACGAGGCGCTCATCCAGGCCGAGTTCGAGAAGAACCTGCCCTTCGCCCTCGACGTCGCCCGGACGGCGCTCGATCCGACGCACGTGATCAGCCACCTCGACAACACCGCCGCGCCGATTTCCGTCGACACGTTCGCCACGAGCTACGGCGACCCGCAGCCCGTGCAGGCCACCGTGCAACGCCGCTTGGGCGATGTGACGATGCGCTTCCGGATCAACGAGGGCGCCCCGCAGGCGGCGCCGGCGGTCGAGTGGGACGGCGGCGAGCGCTACGGCGCGACCGGCGACGTCTACTACCGCCGCGTCCGCGGCTCGGTCAGCGGCGCTGCGCCCGGCGACAAGGTGACGGTCTGGTTCGAAGCCGGCGGCGAGCAGACGGAATCCTTCACCTACACGCTCGAACACGACACCGGCCGTCCGGTCCTCATCGTCGCCGCCGAGGACTACACCGGCGGCGATCCGGTCTACCCGGCGACGGATGGCCCGCGCCACCTCGCGGCCTACACGGATGCGCTGACCCGCATCGACGTCGCATTCGACGTGTACGACTTCGACGCCCACGCCCGGACGAGCCCATCGTTCCTCGGTGTCCTCGGCCACTACGAGGGTGTGGTTTGGTACACCGGGGACGACCGCGCGATGCATCCGAGCGACTGGCCGGACGGGGAGTCGTCCGCGGCGCAGCGCGACTTGATGCTGGCCATGCGCGACTTCATGAACGAGGGCGGCAAGTTGATCTACCTCGGTCCGTACGCGGCGCGGCCGTTCCTGACCAACCAGCGCTACAACGCGGTCCAGCCCGACCAGCCGTGCGGCCAGCAGAACCCGAACTGCGAGGCGCTCCAGAACGACTTCGCCCAGTACTGGCTCGGCATCGACAGCGGCAGCTTCGTCGAACCGGCGGCCGCGGGACAGGTCATCGCCAACGTCGCGCCGTTCACCGGGCTCACGATCGAACTCAACGAAAGCCTCAGCGTCAACGGCGTCACGGACTTCGACCTGACGAGCGCCCGCCACCCGCCGGCCGACTACCCGCAGTTCGCCGCGCAAAGCGCCGCGCACTACGACGGCGTCGGCCTCGGTCCGCACGGCGGCGAGAAGATGGCGTTCTCCGGCCTGCCGCAGGACGAATCGGGCAACGCCCGGGACTACGAATGGCAGCGCGTCCAGCGAACGATCGACCTGACCGGCAAGAGCACGGCCGAGCTGAGCTTCTGGGAAGCCCATCAACTGCGCGCGAACTTCGAGGCGCTGATCGTCGAGGCCCACACCGTCGGCATGGACGACTGGACGACGCTGCCCGACACGGGCGGCCGGACGTCGGAGCGCACGGCGCTCTCGTGCAACAGCGCGGCGTGGTGGGGCCTCTTCCCGCACCTGCCCCACTACATGAAGCGCGTCGGGGAGGGCAACACGGCCACGTGCGAGCCGCAGGGCACGACGGGCCGCTGGAACGCGATCGGCGGCACGTCGAACCGCTGGCAGCCGGTCACGGTCGACCTGGCGCCGTGGGCCGGTAAGCAGGTCGAGGTGGCGATTACCTACGTGCGGTCGCGGCGCCAGCAGAACAACACGTACATCGTCCTGGATGACATCGTCGTTTCAGCGGACGGCCAGACGCTGAGCACGACGACGTTCGAGGACGGCGACGGTGGCTGGGCGTACTCCGGCCTGCCGGCCGGCGGCGATTGGGCCGCCGCGACGCCGGTTCCCCCAAGCGACCCGAGCGTCCAGTTCACCGTGGCCGGCCGCGAAGCGCTGCCGCTCGATGTCGACGGCGCGATCGTCGTGGCCGGGAAGTCGATCACGTTCGGCTTCGGCCTCGAGATGGTGAAGGACGAAGCGATGCGCGCCGACCTCGTCAAGCGTGCGCTGGCGCATCTGGGCGTCGGGTTCGATGCGCCGCCCGAAGCCACCCCGACGACCCCATCCGAGACGCCGGGGACCCGCGAGGGCGCCATCTACCTACCGCTGGCGGTACGCGGTATGCTCGGTTCGTCGGTGCCCTCAACCCGCTAA
- a CDS encoding phospholipase D family protein — translation MRPGRGAAARRPGTGRVQRIARWLFGAAIAYAIVRGAEGALRPLPPGMNVDIAPMSADDVVFLADTTGVSASGDGPATGAPLPTDVAGADRARVVDQHIFDAVFELITGAREGVLIDMFLYNRWQGAQPERTRPLASELTQTVLAQKAALPDLDVILITDPINTVYGSVPSRDLDALRAAGVTVVVTDLTRLPDSNPLWSGPWRAFIQPFGRRGTGWLPNPFDPSGPRVTARGWFELLNFKANHRKVVVADTPEGPAAIVTSANPHDGSSAHGNVALRVRGPVVGAIVESERAVADMSGMTLPAMDWAASGATSAGSTPSSPAPSGDGVRVGLITERAIRKAVVLALDAATEGDRVDIAMFYLSDRLVIRAIQGAAGRGAAVRVLLDPNKDAFGRTKNGVPNRPVAAELRRTRGIDVRWCDTHGEQCHAKLVLARRTAGASESASPASERATLILGSANLTRRNIGGLNLETNLVVAAPASTPALLDATAYFERVWANASGGAQVFSADYDAYADASWTKRWLYRFMEATGVSTF, via the coding sequence GTGAGGCCGGGTCGAGGCGCGGCGGCGCGACGTCCGGGCACGGGCAGGGTGCAGCGGATCGCGCGCTGGCTGTTCGGCGCGGCCATCGCCTACGCGATCGTGCGGGGCGCCGAGGGGGCGCTGCGGCCGTTGCCGCCGGGCATGAACGTCGACATCGCGCCGATGTCCGCCGACGATGTCGTGTTCCTGGCCGACACGACCGGCGTCAGCGCATCAGGGGACGGGCCCGCTACCGGCGCCCCCCTGCCCACCGATGTCGCCGGCGCCGATCGCGCGCGCGTCGTGGACCAGCACATTTTCGACGCCGTGTTCGAACTCATCACCGGCGCGCGCGAAGGCGTGTTGATCGACATGTTCCTCTACAACCGCTGGCAGGGCGCACAGCCGGAGCGCACGCGACCGCTGGCGAGCGAGCTGACCCAGACGGTCCTGGCGCAGAAGGCCGCGCTGCCCGACCTCGACGTCATCCTCATCACCGACCCGATCAACACGGTGTACGGCAGCGTCCCGTCGCGCGACCTCGACGCGCTGCGCGCAGCCGGCGTCACCGTCGTCGTCACCGACCTGACGCGCCTCCCGGACAGCAACCCGCTCTGGAGCGGTCCGTGGCGGGCGTTCATCCAGCCGTTCGGGCGGCGCGGCACCGGCTGGCTGCCCAACCCGTTCGATCCGAGCGGACCGCGCGTGACGGCGCGCGGCTGGTTCGAGCTGCTCAACTTCAAGGCGAACCACCGCAAGGTCGTCGTCGCCGACACGCCAGAAGGGCCGGCGGCCATCGTCACGAGCGCGAACCCGCACGACGGGTCGAGCGCCCACGGCAATGTCGCGCTGCGCGTCCGCGGCCCGGTCGTCGGCGCGATCGTCGAGAGCGAGCGAGCCGTGGCGGACATGTCGGGCATGACGTTGCCGGCCATGGACTGGGCCGCGAGCGGGGCGACATCGGCGGGGTCGACGCCATCGTCGCCGGCCCCTTCCGGCGACGGCGTGCGCGTCGGATTGATCACCGAGCGGGCGATTCGGAAAGCCGTCGTCTTGGCGCTCGATGCGGCTACGGAAGGCGACCGCGTCGACATCGCCATGTTCTACCTGTCGGACCGCCTGGTCATCCGAGCGATCCAGGGTGCGGCTGGCCGCGGTGCGGCCGTTCGCGTCCTGCTCGACCCCAACAAGGACGCCTTCGGCCGCACGAAGAACGGCGTCCCGAACCGCCCCGTGGCCGCCGAGCTGCGCCGCACGCGCGGCATCGACGTCCGGTGGTGCGACACGCACGGCGAGCAGTGCCATGCCAAGCTCGTGCTCGCACGGCGAACGGCGGGCGCGAGCGAAAGCGCATCGCCCGCCAGCGAACGGGCGACGCTGATCCTCGGCTCGGCCAACCTGACCCGCCGGAACATCGGCGGGCTGAACCTCGAGACGAACCTCGTGGTGGCCGCGCCCGCCTCGACGCCCGCCCTCCTCGATGCGACCGCGTACTTCGAGCGCGTCTGGGCGAACGCGTCCGGCGGGGCGCAGGTCTTCAGCGCCGACTACGACGCCTACGCCGACGCATCGTGGACGAAGCGCTGGCTGTACCGGTTCATGGAGGCGACGGGCGTCAGCACGTTTTGA